One window of Desulfobacca acetoxidans DSM 11109 genomic DNA carries:
- a CDS encoding translocation/assembly module TamB domain-containing protein, which translates to MKFTLIRKIFFYFLLFCLAVCCSGWFVLHSETFWRWAGRKLIITVNNQLHGEIMVREIAGTPFKGYFFNDLRLQTPRGAVLRVRSFMLRISLGSIFQLQPVVDKLALYDPILRLEQDQSGQWNVSNLVVPSQGEAKPVSLPFSSVSFSRILIDNGAVVMQQPQGETIIDGVAADLGLRLLQPLSPQQRVELGESNLAVSTPWGKFSLATALTFSRDCLRLPLFALAADGKNFLNLSGEVYLNETGSTELTGEIGPLPSALLGRLYQKWPSEWGGNGKLHVHGMLIDLKLQLNGSLHKASYFLNGSLNRRDDTWGYDFQVNLTDVTPEMLARLDVPRAVLYREASPLSINLQLKGVGLEWPPRQFSWQLKAKPLTFRGIRIDQFQVSASGSALRQTVDGLISGNFGRLSLKTEGSLFTSPQGEISLRAEDLQPGLAGLDLPPKTTCSGVFQARFQLPELTQTEQLMVAGEINASGSWGDHPLKTFSGRFTWGKSILAIPAFRLVLGNIATELQGSLGKEKLDFSLQGRTLPEGDWPIPTALKGSLTFDGRLQGTLSEPQYLLQVQGAHLSLGDIKLQGFSLKAEGRDLPPRSGTLNLQGREVGTPAGLFSRVILAANGVDHRWRFDLKASSPPPGPLIELAGRLDLGGSPLALDLEQLRLHLAGVSVLNRTPVRARFSPGLDLTETVFEVNGGTVQVMAQMQGEQISSRLEVRNLSLEIARVKGLQGKIQTRAAVTGSTHHPQMDAQISITGLKWQSLSLQSIESALSLRNDALSIRGAAQESSEGSRLSWDGSVPMRLSLTPFQFDLPGSGLDFRFKSERANLGLVARLTPEVSEADIPVDLQGRVQGNWRQPDVDAQIRWHEGHVILRQAGARYQVSPGVVNWTENTISLPQLTLTSTGTLVIGGDLNLAGYRPQRVKTQVQADNFKFLQRLGSEALLSGQINLAGPWSAMVLQGQLTIPHASLSTALFRPTAGKHSDIILVKRQVPGEKVGRHPPEALRGPFDLMKIALSLEAPENIWVRDKMAQVELSLNLRAKKQPLEPLQLLGMVRSLHGDINVFGKKFKVEKGMVNFAGVINQQPYVEAQVTHDMTDATLQVDVTGPVDKPQIELSSSPPMPPNDLLSYLLFGRPTSALSQEEFNVSQQAVGVLGGITAQKIQDLLGEDFPLLGNVSVKSTPGTVGVVKPLTKKIDLSVEQQTSPGAKDDPTKLRLEYRVNRYLGLQAEQGQRSTGADVLFKFDF; encoded by the coding sequence ATGAAATTCACCCTTATCCGAAAGATTTTCTTTTACTTTCTCCTGTTCTGTCTGGCAGTCTGCTGCTCCGGGTGGTTTGTCCTGCATTCGGAGACCTTTTGGCGTTGGGCTGGGCGGAAGCTGATCATTACAGTTAATAATCAGTTGCACGGCGAAATCATGGTCCGGGAGATCGCCGGTACCCCTTTTAAAGGCTATTTTTTTAACGACCTCAGACTGCAAACACCTCGCGGGGCAGTTCTGCGGGTCAGGAGCTTCATGCTGCGGATATCGTTGGGTTCGATCTTTCAACTGCAACCGGTAGTCGACAAGCTGGCTCTCTACGATCCCATCCTTAGACTGGAACAGGATCAGAGCGGCCAGTGGAATGTGAGCAATCTGGTGGTACCATCCCAAGGCGAGGCCAAGCCGGTATCCCTCCCCTTTAGTTCGGTGAGTTTTTCCCGGATTCTCATCGACAACGGCGCAGTCGTGATGCAGCAGCCCCAGGGAGAGACAATTATTGACGGCGTGGCTGCCGATCTGGGTCTGCGCCTGTTGCAGCCCCTGTCACCGCAGCAGCGGGTGGAACTGGGGGAATCCAATCTAGCTGTGTCAACGCCCTGGGGTAAATTCAGTCTGGCAACCGCTCTGACATTCAGCCGCGATTGCCTTCGTCTGCCCTTATTTGCTTTAGCTGCGGATGGCAAAAATTTCTTGAATCTTTCCGGAGAAGTCTATCTCAACGAAACCGGCAGCACGGAATTAACCGGAGAGATCGGCCCGCTGCCGTCCGCTTTGCTGGGACGCCTCTATCAAAAGTGGCCTTCCGAATGGGGGGGCAACGGAAAATTACACGTTCACGGTATGCTGATTGATCTTAAACTTCAGCTCAACGGCTCTCTTCATAAGGCCTCCTATTTTTTGAACGGATCCCTAAATCGCCGGGATGATACCTGGGGATATGATTTCCAGGTCAATCTGACCGATGTTACTCCAGAGATGCTGGCCCGGTTAGACGTTCCCCGGGCGGTACTCTATCGCGAGGCTTCTCCCCTAAGTATCAATCTTCAACTCAAAGGGGTGGGACTAGAGTGGCCGCCGCGGCAATTTTCCTGGCAGCTCAAGGCCAAGCCGCTCACATTTCGAGGGATCAGAATCGATCAATTTCAGGTCTCAGCTTCCGGATCGGCGCTGCGGCAGACCGTTGACGGCCTGATCTCGGGCAATTTTGGTCGTCTGAGCCTTAAAACCGAGGGCTCTTTGTTTACCTCCCCTCAGGGCGAAATAAGCCTCCGGGCCGAAGATCTCCAACCTGGCCTCGCCGGGCTGGATCTACCGCCCAAGACAACCTGCAGCGGTGTTTTTCAAGCCAGATTTCAGTTGCCCGAGCTCACTCAGACTGAACAGCTTATGGTTGCCGGAGAGATCAACGCCTCCGGGTCCTGGGGAGATCATCCCCTCAAGACCTTTTCGGGTCGCTTCACTTGGGGAAAATCAATTTTGGCCATTCCCGCCTTCCGCCTCGTGCTCGGGAATATCGCTACCGAACTGCAGGGCTCCCTGGGAAAGGAGAAACTTGATTTCTCTCTCCAAGGCCGAACTCTGCCCGAGGGTGACTGGCCGATTCCCACCGCTCTCAAGGGAAGTCTGACCTTCGATGGCCGACTCCAGGGGACCTTGTCGGAGCCACAATACCTGCTTCAGGTTCAAGGCGCACATCTATCGTTGGGGGATATTAAGCTGCAAGGTTTTTCTCTCAAGGCTGAGGGCCGGGATTTGCCTCCTCGCAGCGGTACGCTTAACTTGCAGGGCCGAGAGGTAGGAACCCCGGCAGGATTATTCTCTCGGGTAATCCTCGCCGCTAATGGTGTTGACCATCGCTGGCGGTTCGACCTTAAGGCGTCCTCTCCCCCTCCAGGGCCGCTGATCGAACTTGCCGGTCGCCTGGACCTGGGGGGTAGTCCCCTGGCACTGGACCTGGAACAGTTGCGGCTGCATTTGGCCGGGGTCTCGGTTCTGAACCGCACGCCGGTAAGGGCAAGATTTTCTCCCGGATTAGACCTGACCGAAACAGTTTTTGAAGTAAATGGGGGGACGGTGCAGGTCATGGCTCAGATGCAAGGAGAGCAAATTTCTAGTCGCCTGGAAGTCCGCAACCTTTCTCTGGAAATCGCCCGGGTAAAGGGATTACAGGGGAAAATCCAGACCAGGGCAGCGGTGACCGGCTCAACCCACCACCCTCAGATGGATGCCCAGATCAGTATAACCGGCCTGAAATGGCAAAGCCTTTCCTTACAGTCCATTGAATCAGCTCTGAGTTTAAGGAACGACGCTTTAAGCATACGCGGTGCGGCGCAGGAGAGCTCCGAAGGCTCCCGCCTTTCATGGGACGGATCTGTACCGATGCGGCTGTCCCTTACCCCGTTTCAGTTCGATCTCCCTGGGAGCGGTTTGGATTTTAGGTTCAAATCCGAGCGGGCCAATCTGGGGCTGGTGGCCAGATTAACCCCGGAAGTATCGGAGGCTGATATTCCTGTTGACCTTCAAGGACGCGTTCAAGGTAACTGGCGACAACCCGACGTCGATGCCCAAATACGCTGGCATGAGGGACATGTTATCCTGCGCCAGGCTGGGGCGCGTTATCAGGTCTCTCCCGGTGTGGTAAACTGGACGGAGAATACGATCTCCCTGCCACAATTGACTTTGACGAGCACCGGAACCCTGGTCATCGGCGGCGACCTGAATCTGGCGGGGTATCGGCCACAGAGGGTAAAGACGCAAGTTCAGGCGGACAACTTCAAGTTTCTGCAGCGTCTTGGTTCGGAGGCTTTGCTCAGCGGTCAGATCAATCTGGCCGGTCCCTGGTCGGCCATGGTGTTGCAGGGACAGTTGACAATTCCCCATGCCTCCCTGAGTACAGCTCTCTTTCGGCCAACGGCTGGCAAGCACTCGGATATTATCTTAGTGAAACGTCAGGTTCCTGGCGAAAAAGTAGGCAGGCATCCTCCCGAGGCACTGAGAGGACCGTTTGATCTGATGAAAATTGCCCTGAGCCTGGAGGCCCCGGAAAACATCTGGGTGAGGGACAAGATGGCTCAGGTTGAGCTCAGCCTGAACCTGCGAGCTAAAAAACAACCCCTCGAGCCGTTGCAACTTCTGGGAATGGTAAGATCATTACATGGCGATATCAACGTTTTCGGCAAAAAGTTTAAGGTCGAAAAGGGCATGGTGAATTTTGCCGGGGTTATCAACCAACAACCGTACGTGGAGGCCCAGGTAACTCACGACATGACCGATGCCACCCTACAGGTCGATGTCACCGGTCCGGTCGATAAACCTCAGATTGAATTGTCCAGTTCACCGCCCATGCCGCCGAATGATCTTTTATCATATCTGCTTTTCGGCCGCCCTACCTCCGCTTTGAGCCAGGAGGAGTTCAATGTCAGTCAGCAGGCGGTGGGCGTTTTGGGAGGCATCACGGCACAGAAAATCCAAGACCTGTTAGGGGAGGATTTTCCCCTTTTGGGAAACGTCTCGGTCAAGAGCACTCCTGGAACCGTGGGGGTGGTCAAGCCTCTGACTAAAAAAATCGATCTTTCGGTCGAACAGCAGACCAGCCCCGGTGCCAAAGATGATCCTACCAAGCTGCGCCTGGAGTATCGGGTCAATCGCTATTTAGGACTGCAAGCCGAGCAGGGCCAACGCTCCACTGGTGCCGATGTCTTGTTTAAATTTGATTTTTAG